One Acutalibacter muris DNA window includes the following coding sequences:
- a CDS encoding plasmid mobilization protein — MAGKKRRRPIHLHVMVSEEEQALIQERMAQAGIRNMGAYMRRMALCGYVLQIDLAPVRELVSLQRRCSNNLNQVAIHANTYGGIYPEEISALQRDYSALWGPLSDLLKQLSALVEL, encoded by the coding sequence GTGGCCGGAAAAAAGCGCCGCCGCCCCATCCATCTCCATGTGATGGTGTCTGAGGAAGAGCAGGCACTTATCCAGGAACGCATGGCCCAGGCGGGCATCCGCAACATGGGGGCCTATATGCGCCGGATGGCCCTCTGCGGCTATGTGCTCCAGATTGACCTTGCCCCCGTCCGGGAGCTGGTGTCCCTCCAGCGGCGATGCTCAAACAATCTCAATCAAGTGGCCATCCATGCCAACACCTACGGGGGCATCTACCCCGAGGAAATATCGGCCCTCCAGCGGGACTACTCCGCTTTGTGGGGCCCTCTGTCTGATTTGCTGAAACAGCTTTCCGCGCTGGTGGAGCTGTGA
- a CDS encoding CD1107 family mobile element protein, with the protein MKGKKYRVVAAALCAAFLLCGITTTAYAGGGEEWEDGTGGPEWEGLDPVEPPATPEPEPEPNPFTPDGQGTMVDNATDQDGKEFFTIMAADESVFYLVIDRQRETENVYFLNAVTVADLMALAEPSPEAVPEPLPEPEPEPATEPEPEPEPEKSGGAGTLLLVLAVLAIGGGAGWYFKIYRPKQQLAAAPGEDFDEAEEYGEDYGGGEYDDLPPWDEEEEKEDGE; encoded by the coding sequence ATGAAAGGAAAAAAATATCGTGTAGTGGCGGCGGCTCTGTGCGCCGCTTTTTTGCTGTGCGGCATCACCACCACGGCCTACGCCGGGGGCGGCGAGGAATGGGAGGACGGTACGGGCGGCCCGGAGTGGGAGGGGCTTGACCCCGTGGAGCCCCCGGCCACCCCGGAGCCGGAACCCGAGCCCAACCCATTCACCCCGGACGGCCAGGGGACGATGGTGGATAACGCCACCGACCAGGACGGCAAGGAATTTTTCACCATCATGGCGGCAGACGAGTCCGTGTTCTATCTGGTGATTGACCGCCAGCGGGAGACGGAAAATGTGTACTTTCTGAACGCCGTCACCGTGGCCGATTTAATGGCCCTTGCGGAGCCCTCCCCGGAGGCTGTCCCCGAACCGCTCCCGGAGCCGGAGCCCGAACCTGCTACCGAGCCGGAGCCGGAGCCCGAGCCGGAAAAATCCGGCGGGGCTGGGACGCTCCTGCTGGTGCTGGCGGTGCTGGCTATCGGCGGCGGGGCTGGGTGGTACTTCAAGATATACCGCCCCAAACAACAGCTGGCCGCCGCGCCCGGTGAGGACTTTGACGAGGCCGAGGAATACGGCGAGGACTATGGCGGCGGTGAATATGACGACCTCCCCCCGTGGGATGAGGAAGAAGAAAAGGAGGACGGAGAATGA
- a CDS encoding defense against restriction DarA-related protein, translating into MDRNQGYTILKAVMLENGRGFALGEHPRAPSPFVTWACYDDEHGARQYEWGHYGSDRAALEQDLLERVESYQQQFSVKVAQIEAPGLYKYYSTQRPVDIGTFPKPAGNAPDEIVNYDKRVPVEGGAFLAWGHLTYTKPLTEKQAADYELRPAPEVSGLLRDGGRPRPIAEQMKEAARMAGERQAPTAPKRNAPDRGDR; encoded by the coding sequence ATGGACAGAAATCAAGGCTATACAATCTTAAAGGCCGTCATGCTGGAGAATGGCCGGGGCTTTGCGCTGGGGGAGCATCCCCGGGCCCCCTCCCCCTTTGTGACGTGGGCCTGCTATGATGACGAACACGGCGCAAGGCAGTATGAATGGGGGCATTATGGCAGTGACCGGGCCGCGCTGGAGCAGGACTTGCTGGAGCGTGTGGAAAGCTACCAGCAGCAGTTCTCCGTCAAGGTGGCGCAGATTGAGGCCCCCGGCCTTTACAAGTATTATTCCACCCAGCGGCCCGTTGACATCGGCACGTTCCCCAAGCCTGCAGGCAACGCCCCGGACGAAATCGTAAACTACGACAAGCGCGTACCCGTGGAGGGCGGCGCGTTCCTTGCGTGGGGGCATCTGACCTACACAAAGCCCTTGACGGAAAAGCAGGCGGCGGACTATGAGCTCCGGCCCGCCCCGGAGGTGTCCGGCCTACTGCGGGACGGCGGCAGGCCCCGCCCGATTGCCGAGCAGATGAAAGAGGCGGCGAGGATGGCCGGGGAACGGCAGGCCCCCACCGCGCCCAAACGGAACGCGCCCGACCGGGGCGATAGGTAA
- a CDS encoding DUF4315 family protein produces the protein MAISKSAKIMAEMEKVKAKISDQQARLKELEQKHKEAENEEIVDIVRGMSISLEELPLVLQRIKAGDTLGQNVPKSAGPEKEDAE, from the coding sequence ATGGCGATAAGCAAGAGCGCAAAAATCATGGCCGAGATGGAAAAGGTCAAGGCCAAAATCAGCGACCAGCAGGCCCGGCTGAAAGAGCTGGAACAGAAACACAAGGAGGCCGAGAACGAGGAAATCGTGGACATCGTGCGGGGCATGAGCATTTCCCTTGAGGAGCTCCCGCTGGTGCTCCAGCGCATCAAGGCCGGGGACACTTTGGGACAAAATGTCCCGAAGTCCGCCGGGCCGGAAAAGGAGGACGCGGAATGA
- a CDS encoding cysteine-rich VLP domain-containing protein, with protein sequence MRELTREEKAAIRSLVTKWCANYDREMGCLPLDCECYMLGKCWTGAYCRYFREAVLPLNPVLEAALNTEGPAPETRPCPVCGRPFLPDGRRRYCSEACSKAARQKKQRGYMRKYRG encoded by the coding sequence TTGCGCGAGCTGACCCGTGAGGAAAAGGCGGCCATCCGCTCCCTTGTCACAAAATGGTGCGCCAACTATGACCGGGAAATGGGATGCTTGCCTTTGGACTGCGAGTGCTATATGCTGGGGAAGTGCTGGACGGGTGCTTACTGCCGCTACTTCCGGGAGGCCGTCCTGCCGCTGAACCCGGTGCTGGAGGCCGCCCTCAATACCGAGGGGCCCGCCCCGGAAACCCGGCCCTGTCCTGTCTGCGGGCGGCCCTTTCTCCCGGACGGGCGACGGCGCTATTGCTCCGAGGCTTGCTCCAAGGCCGCAAGGCAGAAGAAACAGCGGGGATATATGCGGAAATACCGGGGGTGA